One genomic segment of Erysipelotrichaceae bacterium 66202529 includes these proteins:
- the rlmH gene encoding 23S rRNA (pseudouridine(1915)-N(3))-methyltransferase RlmH, whose protein sequence is MIKIIAVGKIKEKALRAQIEEYTKRLRPFTKLEIIEVNDEVAPQSNSEAQNSQVKEKEGERILSKIKDQDYVILLDLWGEMVDSEQFAQKLDQLQTYQTSNLTFVIAGSLGPGSNVYERCNWKWKLSDLTFTHQMTRVLVLEQIYRAYMIKNNNPYHK, encoded by the coding sequence ATGATAAAAATCATTGCGGTTGGAAAGATAAAAGAAAAGGCATTGCGCGCTCAGATTGAGGAATATACAAAGCGTCTAAGACCCTTTACAAAGCTGGAAATCATAGAGGTAAACGACGAGGTGGCACCACAGAGTAACAGCGAGGCGCAAAACAGCCAGGTAAAGGAAAAGGAAGGCGAGAGAATCCTTTCCAAAATCAAAGATCAGGACTATGTTATTCTGCTGGATTTATGGGGAGAGATGGTGGATAGTGAGCAGTTTGCACAAAAGCTGGATCAGCTGCAGACCTATCAGACCAGTAACCTGACCTTTGTAATTGCCGGTTCCCTGGGCCCCGGAAGCAATGTTTATGAACGCTGTAACTGGAAATGGAAGCTGAGTGATCTGACCTTTACCCATCAGATGACAAGAGTGCTTGTGCTGGAACAGATTTACCGTGCCTATATGATAAAAAACAATAATCCATATCATAAATAG
- a CDS encoding response regulator: MIDILLVEDHRELAQLLMSFLKRDGFQVHHVESGEEALLFLQEHDVALLLLDIMLPRMDGFAVCRRIREQQAVPILIMSARKDRSDQLNGYELGADDYIEKPVDPQILAAKIRAVLQRTNDLQAKKSCSCSGILIERDKHRASLNGNELELTGKEFELLSLLVANAGKTLRKEYIFARIWGMDSFSEQQTLTVHIKMLRDKIEKDPKRPQLIKTVWGVGYRFEEI, encoded by the coding sequence ATGATAGATATATTGCTTGTGGAGGATCACCGGGAGCTTGCACAGCTGCTCATGTCCTTTTTAAAGCGGGACGGGTTTCAGGTTCATCATGTGGAAAGCGGAGAAGAAGCACTCTTGTTTTTGCAGGAGCATGATGTAGCGCTGCTTCTGCTGGATATCATGCTTCCCCGCATGGATGGCTTTGCCGTGTGCAGAAGGATACGTGAGCAACAGGCAGTTCCGATTTTGATTATGAGTGCACGCAAGGATCGCAGTGATCAGCTGAACGGCTATGAGCTGGGAGCGGATGATTATATAGAAAAGCCTGTTGATCCGCAAATACTCGCAGCGAAAATACGTGCTGTTTTACAGCGGACAAATGACCTGCAGGCGAAGAAAAGCTGTTCCTGCTCCGGTATTCTGATAGAGCGTGATAAGCATAGAGCCAGCCTGAATGGAAACGAGCTGGAGCTTACTGGAAAGGAATTCGAGCTGCTTTCCCTGCTTGTGGCGAATGCGGGAAAGACGCTGCGCAAGGAATATATCTTCGCCCGCATCTGGGGTATGGACAGCTTCAGCGAACAGCAGACGCTGACGGTTCATATCAAAATGCTGCGGGATAAGATTGAAAAAGACCCAAAGCGTCCGCAGCTTATTAAAACGGTCTGGGGAGTAGGATACCGGTTTGAAGAAATATAA
- a CDS encoding FtsX-like permease family protein, with translation MLKRLLKKDLMHRKSVNLILFLFITIATVFLASSVNNILVVSSSVDYYMDYANIPDVNLVAVNPGEKESIMSWIKTKAPGVKDYGYQEMLSVDQKDLQLKHGDKISAEGLNLFLSEELSDYCKEFDPDGEKLHLQDDEIGMPAFLMEKNDLHVGDTLRIRIGDADRTFTLKTVVKDAAFGNDMVGMSRIFMNSKMYEEFKKAGNERTYSLYFINVASISDFTEAQNMQSFPSVLNTVSRSMYSMIYSFDLILAALLILIGICMILIALLVLRFTLLFTMEEEYREIGIMKAIGLRDKAIRRLYLVKYTALVCSGALLGLLISVPISRAMVAGVSVNMIMEDSGVNFYVNILCTLIIIALVMLFCLNCTRKLSRITAISAIRGGNSGESFAKASALSLFKQKHLRVPAYLGINDMLTHVKRYALLLVTFCISFVLITIPLNTIHTMQSSEMASKFTVNTDSAVYIKKIEGKQDSPYKNSVQLKQGMKRVEHELKEKGYDAQLTASAIYFLSFHAPGKQGNTKIMSLQIQGRNTEYLDYLEGSAPVLENEIAFSRLVLKENDWHIGDRVELNLNGKLYKFIITGSYSDYMQLGSSARLNARLDMSKTDMFEYWNVNVDMKTDKSQEELKATLEQQFPDYEWYTAQDIVDRNIGGIQESLQELLLPMTAMLCAVIMLITLLMEKLFIVREKGEIAMMKSIGFRNSSIRRWQAIRMLLVALLSMFAAIPLSMLSNRFMLEPIFAIMGAQVHIQIDPLQVYLLYPGVLLLGIICATIAATGKIKRIHIREMNNME, from the coding sequence ATGCTGAAACGATTGTTAAAAAAAGATTTAATGCATAGAAAAAGTGTCAATCTGATTCTGTTTCTGTTTATTACCATTGCGACTGTATTTCTTGCGAGCAGTGTAAATAATATATTGGTGGTAAGCTCCTCTGTGGACTATTATATGGATTATGCCAATATACCGGATGTGAATCTTGTGGCAGTAAATCCGGGAGAAAAAGAAAGCATCATGAGCTGGATCAAAACAAAGGCTCCGGGAGTTAAAGATTACGGCTATCAGGAGATGCTCTCCGTGGACCAGAAGGATTTGCAGCTGAAACATGGTGACAAAATCAGTGCTGAGGGGCTGAACCTTTTTCTCTCTGAGGAACTTAGTGACTATTGCAAGGAGTTTGATCCGGATGGGGAAAAGCTCCATTTACAGGATGATGAAATTGGAATGCCTGCATTCCTCATGGAGAAAAACGACCTGCATGTTGGGGATACACTGCGCATCCGCATAGGTGATGCAGATCGTACATTTACTCTGAAAACCGTTGTCAAGGATGCGGCGTTTGGAAACGATATGGTCGGTATGTCAAGAATCTTTATGAATTCCAAAATGTATGAGGAATTTAAAAAAGCAGGCAATGAGCGGACATATTCCCTGTATTTTATCAATGTCGCAAGCATATCCGATTTTACAGAAGCACAGAATATGCAAAGCTTTCCATCGGTGTTAAATACGGTCTCCCGCAGTATGTATTCGATGATTTACTCCTTTGATCTGATACTTGCGGCTTTGTTAATTCTGATCGGCATCTGCATGATTCTGATTGCTTTGCTTGTTCTACGCTTTACACTGCTGTTCACAATGGAAGAGGAGTACCGGGAAATCGGTATCATGAAGGCAATCGGACTTCGGGATAAAGCGATTCGCCGTCTGTATCTTGTAAAATACACAGCTCTCGTATGCAGCGGAGCCCTTCTTGGTCTGCTCATCAGTGTACCGATCAGCCGCGCCATGGTGGCGGGCGTCAGTGTAAATATGATCATGGAGGACAGCGGAGTGAATTTCTATGTCAATATCCTCTGCACACTGATAATTATTGCACTTGTCATGCTGTTTTGTTTGAATTGTACAAGAAAGCTAAGTCGTATTACAGCGATATCTGCCATTCGCGGCGGAAACAGCGGGGAGAGCTTTGCGAAGGCCTCGGCATTGTCTCTGTTTAAGCAAAAGCACCTGCGTGTTCCTGCCTATCTTGGAATCAATGATATGCTGACGCATGTAAAACGCTATGCTCTGCTGCTGGTGACCTTTTGTATCAGCTTCGTCCTGATTACGATTCCCTTGAACACCATCCATACCATGCAAAGCAGCGAGATGGCATCCAAGTTTACCGTGAATACGGACAGCGCTGTATATATTAAAAAAATTGAAGGAAAGCAGGATTCTCCCTATAAAAACTCTGTACAGCTGAAACAGGGAATGAAGCGTGTAGAGCATGAGCTGAAGGAAAAGGGCTATGATGCACAGCTTACAGCCTCTGCTATTTACTTTTTATCCTTTCACGCACCGGGAAAGCAGGGGAATACGAAGATCATGTCACTGCAGATACAGGGACGCAATACGGAATATCTGGATTATCTGGAGGGAAGCGCTCCCGTCCTGGAAAACGAGATTGCCTTCTCCCGTCTTGTTCTAAAGGAAAATGATTGGCACATCGGAGACCGCGTGGAGCTGAATTTGAATGGGAAGCTGTATAAATTCATCATTACAGGAAGCTATTCCGATTATATGCAGTTGGGAAGCAGTGCCCGATTGAATGCCAGGCTGGATATGAGCAAAACGGATATGTTTGAATACTGGAATGTCAATGTTGATATGAAAACAGACAAAAGCCAGGAGGAATTAAAAGCCACACTAGAACAACAATTCCCAGATTATGAATGGTATACAGCACAGGATATTGTCGATCGCAACATCGGCGGTATTCAGGAATCCTTACAGGAGCTTCTGCTTCCAATGACTGCTATGCTTTGTGCAGTGATCATGCTGATTACACTGCTGATGGAAAAGCTGTTCATCGTTCGTGAAAAAGGAGAAATCGCTATGATGAAAAGCATTGGCTTTCGTAACAGCAGTATACGCAGGTGGCAGGCAATCCGTATGCTTCTGGTGGCTTTATTATCCATGTTTGCGGCGATACCGCTGTCGATGCTCAGTAACCGCTTCATGCTGGAACCGATCTTTGCCATTATGGGGGCACAGGTGCATATCCAGATTGATCCTCTGCAGGTTTATCTGCTGTATCCGGGGGTATTGCTGCTGGGCATCATTTGCGCAACAATCGCTGCTACCGGGAAAATCAAACGTATCCATATACGTGAAATGAACAATATGGAATAA
- a CDS encoding MerR family transcriptional regulator, with translation MLLRDVMKQSGLSKKAVQYYEDQGFIHPDKLENGYRDYDKDCLETLCTIRSLRQMGLRMKEIRAILIDQEYAPQVYEQLIHEMDAQIVRLQDQRTMLRKHMKQEPAEILPAAVNRPYVYIRRPRLLLGSIQLAVTSMGFLLFPWLPVLHDKWLLALLAVFILQIIENIYYDTRVHGLQYMEISWKQLLFTAGVSFLCGLLLALALREGLARDSIQLLLLTAFMTLLLLWNGFHLYGNERSPHTVDNESEESSKFV, from the coding sequence ATGCTGTTAAGGGACGTAATGAAACAAAGTGGTCTGAGCAAAAAGGCGGTACAATATTATGAGGATCAGGGATTTATTCACCCGGATAAGCTGGAAAACGGGTATCGGGACTATGATAAAGACTGTTTGGAAACCCTGTGTACAATTCGTTCCCTGCGTCAGATGGGCTTACGGATGAAGGAAATTCGTGCTATTCTCATTGATCAGGAATATGCACCGCAGGTATATGAGCAGCTGATTCATGAAATGGATGCCCAGATTGTGCGACTGCAGGATCAGCGGACAATGCTTCGCAAACACATGAAACAGGAGCCGGCTGAAATTCTTCCGGCTGCTGTGAACCGTCCATATGTATATATACGAAGACCCCGGCTACTATTGGGGAGTATCCAGCTGGCTGTGACCAGTATGGGCTTTTTGTTATTTCCCTGGCTTCCTGTACTGCATGATAAGTGGCTTCTCGCTCTGCTGGCAGTGTTTATTTTGCAGATTATTGAAAATATCTATTACGATACCAGAGTGCATGGTCTTCAATACATGGAAATTAGCTGGAAGCAGCTGCTCTTTACTGCAGGCGTTTCCTTTCTCTGTGGTCTTTTGCTTGCTCTGGCATTGCGCGAAGGTCTTGCACGTGATTCGATACAGCTTCTACTTTTGACAGCTTTCATGACACTCCTGCTGCTGTGGAACGGATTTCATTTATATGGCAATGAAAGATCGCCGCATACCGTGGATAATGAGAGTGAAGAATCGTCAAAATTTGTGTGA
- a CDS encoding ABC transporter permease has product MALSTIQDAVILGMIFSIMSLGVFISFRILNIPDLTIDGSFTTGCAVSAVFAMNAHPFLGTLMAFLAGGLAGMVTGLLQTKCKVQSLLAGILTMTALYSVNLKILGGMPNVSLFGKETIFTPLQSVLGDNAFGAVIAGILILLIILLYLFLKTQLGMSLRATGDNEAMVRASSINSDLMKVMGISLANALVALGGAVFAQNQGFADVSGGIGMMVVGLASIIVGEAFVRRKTLGFQFAAVVVGAIVYRFILTVALQLGIGASDLNLFSAALVALAISLPHLKKRRRGSHA; this is encoded by the coding sequence ATGGCATTGTCAACCATACAGGATGCAGTAATATTGGGCATGATATTTTCCATCATGTCACTGGGGGTGTTTATCTCCTTTCGCATCCTGAATATTCCCGATCTGACGATTGACGGGAGCTTTACGACAGGATGTGCGGTTTCTGCTGTATTCGCAATGAATGCACATCCGTTTCTCGGTACGCTGATGGCGTTTCTGGCAGGCGGTCTTGCGGGTATGGTAACCGGACTGCTGCAGACCAAGTGCAAGGTACAGTCACTGCTGGCGGGAATTTTGACAATGACAGCGCTGTATTCTGTCAATCTGAAAATACTGGGCGGTATGCCGAATGTATCGCTGTTTGGTAAGGAAACGATTTTTACTCCCTTGCAGAGTGTGCTGGGGGACAATGCCTTCGGTGCAGTGATTGCAGGCATCCTCATCCTTTTGATTATCCTGCTGTATCTGTTTTTGAAAACACAGCTGGGGATGAGTCTGCGTGCAACTGGAGATAATGAAGCGATGGTGCGCGCAAGTAGTATCAATTCCGATCTGATGAAGGTGATGGGGATCTCCCTTGCGAATGCGCTGGTAGCACTGGGTGGTGCCGTGTTTGCACAAAATCAGGGCTTTGCGGATGTGAGCGGAGGTATCGGCATGATGGTGGTTGGTCTGGCAAGCATCATTGTCGGAGAAGCATTTGTCCGCAGAAAAACACTCGGCTTTCAGTTTGCGGCTGTTGTTGTCGGGGCAATCGTCTACCGGTTTATTCTGACGGTGGCCTTGCAGCTGGGAATCGGGGCAAGTGATTTAAACCTGTTCTCGGCGGCACTTGTAGCACTGGCGATATCACTGCCGCATTTGAAAAAGAGAAGGAGGGGATCGCATGCTTGA
- a CDS encoding sensor histidine kinase, with the protein MCLALFLGIRIGRIEKTKDHAYRVEISRITQLVTNGTPLADISLDAYPHMEAVRWLSAEGAEQEAASVFFEAGNSMDMSIEPIYDKQSLQGYLRFDYQRTYADVGTLMVWTQLSLAILAAVLLGVLLYLRKHLLKPFAQVQRLPQELARGHWKGIVKEEKSRYVHEFLLGIGQLKDTLESSKKRQLELEKEKKKLLLSLSHDIKTPLNTIQLYARALEEHLYEDEEHRIQAAHQIQEKGKDIERYVEEIMRQSREDILDIPVHNTEFYLQELIEKVQHAYMEPLRLRHMELDIRPYDNLLLKGDLERSFEVVENIIENALKYGDGRRLEISCYEEDYCQLIRIYNTGNTVSDTELHHIFESFFRASNSEGKQGNGLGLYICREIMRRMNGEIFAQKEVEGMAFILVFPY; encoded by the coding sequence GTGTGCCTGGCGCTGTTTTTGGGAATCCGTATCGGACGCATTGAGAAAACCAAGGATCATGCATACCGTGTGGAAATCAGCCGTATTACACAGCTGGTCACCAATGGGACACCGCTTGCGGATATTTCCCTGGATGCGTATCCGCATATGGAGGCGGTGCGCTGGCTTTCCGCTGAAGGTGCCGAACAGGAGGCGGCGTCCGTGTTTTTTGAAGCCGGAAACTCTATGGATATGAGCATTGAGCCGATATATGACAAGCAATCACTGCAGGGGTATCTGCGTTTTGATTATCAGCGTACCTATGCGGATGTCGGTACGCTGATGGTTTGGACGCAGCTTTCCTTGGCCATTCTGGCGGCAGTACTGCTGGGTGTTCTCCTATACCTTCGCAAGCATCTTCTCAAGCCCTTTGCACAGGTGCAAAGGCTGCCACAGGAGCTGGCCAGGGGACATTGGAAGGGAATCGTCAAGGAGGAAAAAAGCCGGTATGTGCATGAATTTCTGCTTGGAATCGGACAGCTAAAGGATACTCTGGAGAGCTCTAAAAAGCGGCAGCTGGAGCTGGAAAAGGAAAAGAAAAAGCTGCTGCTGTCACTGTCTCATGATATCAAAACACCATTGAATACCATTCAGCTGTATGCGCGTGCATTAGAGGAACATCTGTATGAGGATGAGGAGCACAGGATACAGGCAGCGCATCAGATTCAGGAAAAGGGAAAGGATATCGAGCGCTATGTGGAAGAAATTATGCGGCAGTCCCGTGAGGATATACTGGATATTCCTGTTCATAATACGGAATTTTATTTACAGGAGCTGATAGAAAAGGTTCAGCACGCATATATGGAGCCGCTTCGACTGCGCCATATGGAGCTGGATATAAGACCGTATGACAATTTATTGTTAAAGGGAGATTTGGAGCGCAGCTTTGAGGTCGTGGAAAACATCATAGAGAATGCATTAAAATACGGGGATGGAAGACGGCTGGAGATTTCCTGTTATGAAGAGGATTACTGTCAGCTGATTCGTATTTATAATACGGGGAATACGGTAAGCGATACGGAGCTTCATCATATCTTTGAAAGCTTTTTCCGTGCAAGCAACAGTGAGGGAAAGCAGGGGAATGGTCTTGGATTATATATATGCCGGGAAATCATGCGGCGTATGAATGGAGAAATCTTTGCACAGAAGGAAGTAGAGGGGATGGCATTTATACTGGTATTTCCTTACTAA
- a CDS encoding phosphohydrolase: protein MRIEEYSEFLTIADELLQDDRIWSMQNYIQHGSVSCLEHSFVVSYYCYTLIKRLHVSCDERALVRGALLHDYFLYDWHEPEAWHRLHGFRHPFFANRNAIRDFQISKREQEIIRKHMWPLTVIPPVCREAWIVNAVDTASSLVEVLAEYRMFRRLRRRWLQSKLELLMEVRKKL from the coding sequence ATGCGTATTGAGGAATATTCTGAATTTTTGACAATAGCGGATGAGCTGCTGCAGGATGACCGAATCTGGAGCATGCAAAATTATATACAGCATGGCTCTGTCAGCTGTCTGGAGCACAGCTTTGTTGTATCCTATTACTGCTATACACTGATCAAGAGGCTTCATGTATCCTGTGATGAACGCGCTCTTGTACGGGGAGCACTTTTGCATGATTATTTTCTGTATGACTGGCATGAACCTGAGGCATGGCACAGACTTCATGGCTTCCGTCATCCTTTTTTTGCGAACCGCAATGCAATTCGTGACTTTCAAATCAGTAAGCGGGAACAGGAGATTATCCGAAAGCATATGTGGCCTTTAACTGTAATACCGCCTGTATGCCGGGAAGCATGGATAGTGAATGCTGTGGATACAGCCTCCAGTCTTGTAGAGGTGCTGGCGGAATACCGTATGTTTCGGCGATTGCGCCGCAGATGGCTACAGAGCAAGTTGGAGCTGTTAATGGAAGTGAGGAAAAAGCTATGA
- a CDS encoding peptide ABC transporter substrate-binding protein has product MKKLCKVAAAFLVCASVLTGCGSNEEKDSDKKIPVVSVAQIVEHKSLNTIRDSFKAEMEELGYKDGENIKLDFKDAGGQQNTLNSIMSTFAGNKSDVIVAIATPTAMSAAKYSKDIPIVFSAVSDPVSAGLMDDLNKPNNNITGTSDEIQVDQILDLALQVNPDLKTLGFIYNSSEANSVSNLAKAKEFCEKHNIKLVEGSGANITEIQSAVSVLTDKCDAIFAPNDNTVASSMSALVETANKKKVPVYTGADSMVSDGGFATVGIDYTELGKETARMTDQILKGEKVENMPVKVFKDNLNIYVNKKTMETLGITLPDAVKNSKNLVMM; this is encoded by the coding sequence ATGAAAAAATTATGTAAAGTAGCAGCGGCATTTCTAGTATGTGCCAGTGTATTAACAGGATGCGGAAGCAATGAGGAGAAGGATAGCGATAAGAAAATACCGGTGGTATCCGTCGCACAGATCGTTGAGCATAAATCACTGAATACGATTCGTGACAGCTTTAAAGCGGAAATGGAGGAGCTTGGTTATAAAGATGGTGAAAATATCAAGCTGGATTTCAAGGATGCAGGCGGTCAGCAGAATACGTTAAATTCCATTATGTCTACATTTGCCGGAAACAAGAGTGATGTGATCGTGGCGATTGCGACTCCGACTGCCATGTCTGCGGCAAAATACAGCAAGGATATTCCTATCGTATTCTCAGCAGTCAGCGATCCGGTGAGTGCTGGCCTGATGGATGATTTAAACAAGCCTAATAACAATATTACAGGAACGAGTGATGAAATTCAGGTTGATCAGATTCTAGATCTGGCATTGCAGGTCAATCCGGATTTGAAAACACTGGGATTTATTTATAACAGCTCGGAGGCAAACTCTGTCAGCAACCTTGCCAAGGCAAAGGAATTTTGTGAAAAGCACAATATTAAGCTGGTAGAAGGAAGCGGCGCAAATATTACAGAAATCCAAAGTGCAGTCAGTGTACTGACGGATAAATGTGATGCAATCTTCGCACCCAACGATAACACTGTTGCCAGCTCTATGAGCGCTTTGGTAGAAACAGCTAATAAGAAGAAGGTACCGGTATACACAGGAGCCGATTCTATGGTAAGTGATGGCGGCTTTGCGACAGTCGGAATTGACTATACAGAGCTGGGAAAAGAAACTGCGAGAATGACAGATCAGATTTTAAAGGGTGAAAAGGTGGAAAATATGCCGGTCAAGGTCTTTAAGGATAATCTGAATATTTATGTAAATAAGAAAACGATGGAAACGCTGGGAATCACATTACCGGATGCAGTGAAGAACAGCAAAAATCTGGTCATGATGTAA
- a CDS encoding ATP-binding cassette domain-containing protein, producing the protein MLDLKDICVTFHPNTVNERKALDHLSFHVNDGDFISVLGTNGAGKSTLLNVISGTIRSDAGTILLDGRDITMYPEYKRAREIGRLFQDPLKGTAPHMTIEENLGLAYSRGKRTTLSRAIKKGDRAFFIEKLKELGLGLEERITTTVGLLSGGQRQALTLLMSTIVTPKLLLLDEHTAALDPKTAASVMDITEKIVTENHITTLMITHNMKQALEYGNKTIILNDGKIVKTLEGEERKNTTVDDLLNMYDFV; encoded by the coding sequence ATGCTTGATTTAAAGGATATCTGCGTGACCTTTCATCCCAATACGGTCAATGAACGCAAGGCACTGGATCATTTGTCCTTTCATGTCAATGACGGTGATTTTATCAGTGTGCTGGGGACAAACGGTGCCGGAAAGAGTACGCTGTTAAATGTCATCAGCGGAACCATACGCAGTGATGCGGGAACGATTCTGCTGGATGGCAGGGACATTACCATGTATCCGGAATATAAACGGGCAAGAGAAATCGGCCGTCTGTTTCAGGATCCGCTAAAGGGTACGGCTCCGCATATGACCATTGAGGAAAATCTGGGACTGGCCTACAGCCGCGGTAAGCGGACGACGTTAAGCCGTGCGATTAAAAAGGGAGACAGAGCTTTCTTTATAGAAAAGCTGAAGGAGCTCGGACTGGGACTGGAGGAACGTATTACGACTACGGTGGGACTGTTAAGCGGAGGACAGCGGCAGGCATTGACACTTCTCATGTCGACAATCGTGACGCCGAAGCTGCTGCTGCTGGATGAGCACACCGCGGCACTTGATCCAAAGACGGCAGCATCCGTTATGGACATCACGGAGAAAATCGTTACAGAAAATCATATCACAACGCTCATGATTACACACAACATGAAGCAGGCACTGGAATACGGCAACAAGACGATTATTTTAAATGATGGAAAAATCGTTAAGACGCTGGAAGGGGAAGAACGGAAAAACACAACGGTCGATGACCTTCTCAACATGTACGACTTTGTCTGA
- a CDS encoding ATP-binding cassette domain-containing protein: MSGITVSNLCKTYIVNKRQNNVLRNVNLTLKEKEMIAVMGPSGSGKTTLLYTISGMDRATAGSVSFFDRELMDMSRNEISDLRLEEMGFVFQQMYMLKNLSVYDNIILPAYQSAKGKTRQGRKEINAYATRLMQKLGISDIADNDVNEVSGGQLQRACICRSLINHPRILFADEPTGALNKQSSHEVMEELNRIHQEGTSILLVTHDMKVASRCERVLYIEDGNIRDEMQLGAWHEDADIRKRERRLNEWLITLGW, from the coding sequence ATGAGTGGAATAACAGTAAGCAATCTGTGTAAAACATATATCGTAAACAAACGACAGAATAACGTGTTGAGAAATGTAAATCTAACACTGAAGGAAAAGGAAATGATTGCTGTCATGGGCCCGTCAGGCTCCGGAAAAACGACCCTGCTGTATACCATCAGCGGTATGGATCGTGCCACAGCCGGCAGTGTGAGCTTCTTTGACCGTGAGTTAATGGATATGAGCCGCAATGAAATCAGTGATTTGCGCCTGGAGGAGATGGGCTTTGTCTTTCAACAGATGTATATGCTGAAAAATCTTTCCGTATATGATAATATTATTTTACCAGCCTATCAGTCTGCGAAGGGGAAAACCAGGCAGGGAAGAAAAGAAATCAATGCCTATGCGACAAGGCTCATGCAGAAGCTCGGCATCAGCGATATTGCGGATAACGATGTCAATGAGGTATCCGGGGGACAACTGCAGCGTGCCTGTATCTGCAGAAGTCTTATCAATCATCCGCGAATTCTGTTTGCGGATGAGCCTACCGGTGCTTTGAATAAGCAAAGCTCCCATGAGGTTATGGAGGAATTAAACCGGATTCATCAGGAGGGGACAAGCATCCTGCTGGTTACCCATGATATGAAGGTGGCATCACGTTGTGAGCGCGTTTTGTATATCGAGGATGGAAATATCCGGGATGAAATGCAGCTAGGGGCGTGGCATGAGGATGCAGATATTCGGAAAAGAGAGCGCAGACTGAATGAATGGCTGATTACGTTAGGATGGTAA